In one window of Coralliovum pocilloporae DNA:
- the bioD gene encoding dethiobiotin synthase codes for MTRLVVVGTDTDVGKTVFAAGLCQALGASYWKPVQAGLADGTDTLTVTELAGLSDERIIPEIYRLNTPASPHVSAEIDGIELDTSLLAPPQVDGSLVIEGAGGLLVPLTRSILYADVIAHWQLPVVLVGRTALGAINHALLSLEALRARHIPIIGMAFVGDEVPDTERTICEMGAVKRLGRLPFVDPLTPDTLAAVFAEQFTLSDFTDFT; via the coding sequence ATGACCCGTCTGGTTGTTGTCGGAACGGATACAGATGTTGGCAAGACAGTGTTTGCGGCCGGGCTGTGTCAGGCGCTTGGTGCATCGTACTGGAAACCGGTTCAGGCCGGATTGGCGGATGGTACAGATACCCTGACGGTCACGGAACTGGCGGGTCTGTCTGATGAGCGGATCATCCCGGAGATCTATCGTCTCAATACCCCGGCTTCACCTCATGTTTCGGCAGAGATTGACGGGATTGAGCTCGATACATCCCTGTTGGCACCGCCACAGGTCGATGGGTCTCTGGTCATTGAGGGTGCGGGTGGATTGCTTGTGCCTCTGACACGCTCCATCCTCTATGCGGATGTGATTGCGCACTGGCAATTGCCTGTGGTTCTGGTGGGACGGACAGCCCTGGGGGCGATCAACCATGCGCTTCTGTCGCTAGAAGCTCTGCGGGCCCGGCATATCCCGATTATCGGCATGGCTTTTGTGGGTGATGAAGTGCCCGACACGGAACGGACCATTTGCGAGATGGGGGCCGTCAAGCGGCTTGGGCGTCTGCCATTTGTTGATCCGCTGACCCCTGATACACTGGCTGCCGTTTTTGCCGAACAATTCACTCTTTCTGACTTTACGGACTTTACTTGA